The following proteins are encoded in a genomic region of Nonomuraea muscovyensis:
- a CDS encoding sensor histidine kinase, translated as MRPSGPFPWRRLSPWHRLGLRARLTLLYGGLFFTAGSLLLWSTYLLSARALSEQFAAGATKVVKGKSALLPGAASQPPVDVVFHQVQVDVRQRGESVLEEMLGFSVVIMVLLGAVAILLGHLVAGRALRPLDHLTQTARRLSESNLHERIALQGPPDEVKRLADTFDAMLDRLHRVFDGQRRFIANASHELRTPLAINRTVLEVSLEEPTASPDLKTLARALLGTNARYERLIEGLLLLAQSEQELDTRKTINLAQVTRAVLEQLTPERRKRPITIHHDLPPALATGDPLLLERCVFNLIENALKYNVRDGQVWIRLHQQDGWAVIEVANTGSAIAPYDVDDLFQPFRRAHGDRVRSARGTGLGLSIVRAITDAHDGTVTARARPEGGLTVTVRLPAPPS; from the coding sequence GTGAGGCCCAGCGGCCCGTTCCCCTGGCGCCGGCTGTCGCCGTGGCACCGGCTGGGACTGCGCGCGCGACTCACCCTCCTCTACGGCGGACTCTTCTTCACGGCCGGCTCGCTGTTGCTGTGGTCGACGTACCTGCTGTCCGCGCGAGCGCTGTCGGAGCAGTTCGCCGCCGGCGCGACGAAGGTCGTCAAGGGCAAGTCGGCCCTGTTGCCCGGCGCCGCGTCACAGCCTCCGGTCGATGTGGTCTTCCACCAGGTCCAGGTGGACGTGCGGCAGCGGGGCGAGAGCGTGCTGGAAGAGATGCTCGGCTTCTCCGTCGTCATCATGGTGCTGCTCGGAGCGGTCGCCATCCTGCTCGGGCACCTGGTGGCCGGACGGGCCCTACGCCCCCTCGACCACCTCACCCAGACCGCCCGACGCCTGTCCGAAAGCAACCTGCACGAACGCATCGCTCTGCAAGGCCCACCCGACGAAGTCAAACGCCTGGCCGACACCTTCGACGCCATGCTCGACAGGCTGCACCGCGTGTTCGACGGCCAACGACGCTTCATCGCCAACGCCTCCCACGAACTACGCACCCCCCTGGCCATCAACCGAACCGTCCTGGAGGTCTCACTCGAGGAACCCACCGCATCCCCCGACCTCAAAACCCTCGCACGCGCCCTGCTCGGCACCAACGCCCGCTACGAACGCCTCATCGAAGGACTCCTCCTCCTGGCCCAGTCCGAACAGGAACTCGACACCCGCAAAACGATCAACCTCGCCCAGGTGACACGCGCCGTACTCGAACAACTCACACCAGAACGACGCAAACGGCCGATCACCATCCACCACGACCTGCCACCCGCCCTGGCCACAGGCGACCCGCTGCTCCTGGAACGATGCGTGTTCAACCTGATCGAGAACGCGCTCAAGTACAACGTCCGCGACGGACAGGTGTGGATACGACTCCACCAGCAGGATGGATGGGCCGTCATCGAGGTCGCCAACACCGGATCCGCCATAGCCCCCTACGACGTGGACGACCTGTTCCAACCGTTCCGCCGAGCACACGGCGACCGCGTCCGTTCGGCACGAGGCACCGGCCTGGGACTGTCCATCGTCCGCGCCATCACCGACGCCCACGACGGAACCGTCACCGCCCGCGCCCGCCCCGAAGGCGGCCTCACCGTCACGGTCCGCCTCCCCGCCCCACCGAGCTGA
- a CDS encoding NUDIX hydrolase translates to MLPPMDELRERVTAHLAAFSRRQAPTAAGLRAAAVTVCVLEDAARGPYTILIRRAPRGRNAGQWALPGGRLDDGERPVEAALRELAEETSVRGVEVAGLLDDYVTDSGFVITPVVAFGGAQRPVGDPREVASVHEVPLERFLRPGVPRWRRGLLQMPLGPSITVHAPTGAILWQFAEVALRGRELRVSHVAQPHWTRT, encoded by the coding sequence GTGCTTCCCCCGATGGACGAGCTGCGCGAGCGCGTCACCGCCCACCTGGCGGCGTTCTCGCGCAGGCAGGCCCCGACGGCCGCCGGGCTGCGCGCGGCCGCCGTCACCGTGTGCGTGCTGGAGGATGCCGCCCGCGGGCCGTACACGATCCTCATCAGGCGCGCCCCGCGCGGGCGCAACGCCGGCCAGTGGGCGCTGCCCGGCGGCCGGCTGGACGACGGCGAGCGACCGGTCGAGGCGGCGCTGCGCGAGCTGGCCGAGGAGACGTCCGTGCGGGGCGTGGAGGTGGCGGGGCTGCTCGACGACTACGTCACCGACTCCGGGTTCGTGATCACGCCGGTGGTGGCCTTCGGCGGCGCTCAGCGCCCGGTGGGCGATCCGCGCGAGGTGGCCTCGGTGCACGAGGTGCCGCTGGAGAGGTTCCTGCGGCCGGGGGTGCCGCGCTGGCGCCGCGGGCTGCTGCAGATGCCGCTGGGCCCGTCGATCACGGTCCACGCGCCGACCGGCGCGATTTTGTGGCAGTTCGCCGAGGTGGCGCTGCGTGGCCGTGAGCTGCGGGTCTCCCACGTCGCCCAGCCACATTGGACCAGGACCTGA
- a CDS encoding lysophospholipid acyltransferase family protein: MLYQVVKFAATPLAHVMWRPHISGAAHVPRTGPAILAANHLSVLDSFLLPALLPRHVTFAAKNEYFNGNPVSGWFMRLGGSLPTDRESAHAAQSMLDAAAGLLEQGELFGIHPEGTRSPDGRLYRGKIGVAWLALKTGAPVLPVALSGTEKVLPVGATVPRPARIGITIGAPMTFEGDHSNARDRRRVTDDIMAAIQKLSGQEYVPTYAASFKAAQGMS; encoded by the coding sequence TTGCTGTACCAAGTGGTCAAGTTCGCCGCGACACCGCTCGCCCACGTGATGTGGCGCCCGCACATCTCCGGGGCGGCCCACGTGCCGAGGACGGGCCCCGCGATCCTGGCCGCCAACCACCTGTCCGTGCTCGACTCGTTCCTGCTGCCCGCGCTGCTGCCGAGACACGTCACCTTCGCCGCCAAGAACGAGTACTTCAACGGCAACCCGGTCTCCGGCTGGTTCATGCGGCTGGGCGGCAGCCTGCCGACCGACCGCGAGAGCGCCCACGCCGCGCAGTCCATGCTCGACGCGGCGGCCGGCCTGCTGGAGCAGGGCGAGTTGTTCGGCATCCACCCCGAGGGCACCCGCTCCCCCGACGGCCGCCTCTACCGCGGCAAGATCGGCGTGGCCTGGCTGGCGCTCAAGACCGGCGCCCCGGTGCTGCCCGTCGCGCTCAGCGGCACCGAGAAGGTGCTCCCGGTGGGGGCCACCGTCCCCCGCCCGGCCCGGATCGGCATCACGATCGGCGCGCCGATGACGTTCGAGGGCGACCACAGCAACGCCCGAGACCGGCGCCGCGTCACCGACGACATCATGGCGGCCATCCAGAAGCTGTCCGGCCAGGAGTACGTGCCGACCTACGCGGCGAGCTTCAAGGCGGCGCAAGGGATGTCCTAG
- a CDS encoding penicillin-binding transpeptidase domain-containing protein, giving the protein MIISGITVLAAGAAGGGAYWLLHTRGSPAETAQRFAAAWERGDTAAMTAQLATPQPLTAYEQMRTGLGVESAKVELGRATETDGRASVPYTATLTLKNLGEWTYQGDLDLAVADRAWKVAWTPAALHPSLAQGTTFQLKTRWPERAEITDAEGDRIDTDAVGGSVQQLVGYLDKATKKDVARLGSAYRPGQAIGRGGLQETFQEQLAGTPTTEIQAGGKTLHTIKGAPGEPVRTTLDPKVQAAAVAAVKDVAKPTSLVAVEPASGEILAVVNNRGGFNRALDGRYAPGSTFKAVTAIGLLADGMSPRDTVTCPQYATVGGLRIRNSEKAEFGSLSFLDSFAHSCNTTFAPLAQQHLGAAKLLETAEQVGFNQPLAIGVPATKASMPRATSDAELAAESFGQAKITASPLSMAAVAAAIADGTWRPPTLVPGLKQKAAEQPLPDGVKEDLHAMMAAVVTKGTAKAAGLPAGTHGKTGTAEYGSGEKLDSHAWFMGFKGDVAFAVVVEGGGGGGKVAAPIAADFLRAL; this is encoded by the coding sequence GTGATCATTTCCGGCATCACCGTGCTGGCGGCGGGGGCCGCCGGCGGTGGCGCATACTGGCTGCTGCACACCCGGGGGTCGCCCGCCGAGACCGCGCAGCGTTTCGCCGCCGCCTGGGAACGGGGCGACACCGCGGCGATGACGGCCCAGCTGGCCACCCCGCAGCCGCTCACCGCGTACGAGCAGATGCGCACCGGCCTGGGCGTGGAGTCGGCGAAGGTGGAGCTGGGCCGGGCCACCGAGACCGACGGCCGGGCCAGTGTCCCCTACACGGCGACGCTCACGCTGAAGAACCTCGGCGAGTGGACCTACCAGGGCGACCTCGACCTGGCGGTGGCCGACCGGGCCTGGAAGGTGGCCTGGACGCCCGCCGCGCTGCATCCGTCGCTGGCCCAGGGCACCACGTTCCAGCTCAAGACGCGCTGGCCCGAGCGTGCCGAGATCACCGACGCCGAGGGCGACCGCATAGACACCGATGCCGTCGGCGGCTCGGTGCAGCAACTCGTCGGCTACCTCGACAAGGCGACCAAGAAGGACGTCGCCAGGCTCGGCTCCGCCTACAGGCCCGGCCAGGCGATCGGGCGCGGCGGGCTGCAGGAGACGTTCCAGGAACAGCTCGCGGGCACGCCGACGACGGAGATCCAGGCCGGCGGCAAGACGCTGCACACGATCAAGGGCGCTCCCGGTGAGCCGGTGCGGACCACGCTCGACCCCAAGGTGCAGGCGGCCGCCGTCGCCGCCGTGAAGGACGTCGCCAAGCCCACCTCTCTGGTGGCGGTCGAGCCGGCCAGCGGCGAGATCCTGGCCGTGGTCAACAACCGGGGCGGCTTCAACCGGGCGCTCGACGGCCGCTACGCGCCCGGCTCGACGTTCAAGGCCGTCACCGCGATCGGGTTGCTGGCCGACGGGATGTCGCCGCGTGACACGGTGACGTGCCCCCAGTACGCGACCGTCGGCGGGCTGCGGATCCGCAACTCCGAGAAGGCGGAGTTCGGGTCGCTGTCGTTCCTCGACTCCTTCGCCCACTCGTGCAACACCACGTTCGCGCCGCTGGCGCAGCAGCACCTCGGGGCGGCCAAGCTGCTGGAGACGGCAGAGCAGGTCGGTTTCAACCAACCGCTGGCCATCGGGGTCCCGGCCACCAAGGCCAGCATGCCCCGGGCGACGTCCGACGCCGAGCTGGCGGCCGAGTCGTTCGGACAGGCCAAGATCACGGCGAGCCCGCTGTCGATGGCGGCCGTGGCGGCCGCGATCGCCGACGGCACGTGGCGTCCGCCCACGCTGGTGCCCGGCCTGAAGCAGAAGGCGGCCGAGCAGCCGCTGCCCGACGGGGTCAAGGAGGACCTGCACGCGATGATGGCGGCCGTGGTGACCAAGGGCACGGCCAAGGCGGCCGGCCTGCCGGCGGGGACGCACGGCAAGACCGGCACGGCCGAGTACGGGTCGGGCGAGAAGCTCGACTCGCACGCCTGGTTCATGGGGTTCAAGGGCGACGTGGCGTTCGCGGTGGTGGTCGAGGGAGGCGGTGGAGGCGGCAAGGTCGCCGCCCCCATCGCCGCCGACTTCCTGCGCGCTCTCTGA
- a CDS encoding alpha/beta fold hydrolase, whose protein sequence is MTDSRTSTGRVTSEDGTGIAYRVIGRGPGVVLLHGAMQSGAGLVELARSLAGSFTCYLPDRRGRGTSGPYGADHRLHKDVEDLDALLTATGARDVVGISSGAIIALRAALARPGLRRLVAFEPPLDIGGSNPTGWLDRFDREIAAGRVAAALVTGMRATRMGPAAFRVLPRWLLERLTTTFIARQEREGAGEEPTFRELAPTLHHDARMVAETADDVGAFRQVRAEVLLLGGSRSPAYLKKALTALEEVLPGARRAELAGLGHAAANNTAAGGRPERVAEEVRRFLT, encoded by the coding sequence ATGACAGATTCGCGCACCTCCACCGGCCGCGTGACGTCCGAGGACGGCACCGGCATCGCCTACCGCGTCATCGGCCGCGGCCCTGGCGTCGTGCTGCTGCACGGCGCCATGCAGTCCGGCGCCGGCCTCGTCGAGCTGGCCCGGTCACTGGCCGGCTCGTTCACCTGCTACCTGCCCGACCGGCGCGGGCGCGGCACGAGCGGCCCGTACGGCGCGGACCACCGCCTCCACAAGGACGTCGAGGACCTCGACGCGCTGCTCACCGCCACCGGCGCGCGCGACGTCGTCGGCATCAGCTCCGGCGCCATCATCGCGCTGCGCGCCGCGCTGGCGCGGCCCGGCCTGCGGCGGCTCGTCGCCTTCGAGCCGCCGCTGGACATCGGCGGCTCGAACCCGACCGGCTGGCTGGACCGCTTCGACCGGGAGATCGCGGCGGGCAGGGTGGCCGCCGCCCTGGTCACCGGCATGCGCGCCACCCGCATGGGGCCGGCCGCCTTCCGGGTGCTGCCGCGGTGGCTGCTGGAGCGGCTGACCACCACCTTCATCGCCCGCCAGGAGCGGGAGGGCGCGGGGGAGGAGCCGACGTTCCGGGAGCTGGCGCCGACGCTGCACCACGACGCCCGGATGGTGGCCGAGACGGCTGACGACGTGGGCGCCTTCCGGCAGGTGCGCGCCGAGGTGCTGCTGCTGGGCGGCTCCCGCAGTCCGGCCTACCTGAAGAAGGCGCTGACCGCGCTGGAGGAGGTGCTGCCGGGCGCGCGGCGGGCCGAGCTGGCGGGGCTCGGCCACGCGGCCGCGAACAACACGGCCGCGGGCGGGCGGCCGGAACGGGTCGCCGAGGAGGTGCGGCGCTTCCTCACCTGA
- a CDS encoding PadR family transcriptional regulator, which yields MTKRRKVGNLLALAVLSALVQRPMHPYEMASVLRARGKDRDMAVKWGSLYTVVHNLDKHGLIEAAQSSREGGRPERTVYRVTDAGRAELEDWTRELLSTPEEEHPRFEAGLSVMAGLAPDEVTTLLRRRLEALETRIAAQRAALDRERAQIPRLFLVESEYALAMREAEAAWTRSLLDELAAGTFPGLEQWRAYHRTGRLAPDVAGLAERGSVTD from the coding sequence GTGACGAAGCGGCGCAAGGTCGGCAACCTGCTCGCGCTCGCCGTCCTGTCGGCCCTCGTGCAGCGGCCGATGCACCCGTACGAGATGGCCTCGGTCCTGCGCGCCCGCGGCAAGGATCGCGACATGGCCGTCAAATGGGGCTCCCTCTACACGGTCGTCCACAACCTCGACAAGCACGGCCTCATCGAGGCGGCGCAGAGCAGCCGCGAGGGCGGCCGGCCCGAGCGGACCGTCTACCGCGTCACCGACGCCGGTCGGGCGGAGCTCGAGGACTGGACGCGCGAGCTGCTGTCCACCCCGGAGGAGGAGCATCCCCGGTTCGAGGCCGGCCTGTCGGTCATGGCCGGCCTGGCGCCCGACGAGGTGACCACGCTGCTGCGCCGGCGCCTGGAGGCCCTGGAGACGCGCATCGCGGCGCAGCGGGCCGCGCTCGACCGCGAACGGGCGCAGATCCCGCGGCTGTTCCTCGTGGAGTCGGAGTACGCGCTGGCCATGCGGGAGGCCGAGGCCGCCTGGACCCGGTCGCTGCTGGACGAACTGGCCGCGGGCACGTTCCCCGGTCTGGAGCAGTGGCGTGCCTACCACCGGACGGGGCGCCTGGCCCCGGACGTGGCCGGCCTCGCCGAAAGGGGGTCCGTCACCGACTGA
- a CDS encoding glycoside hydrolase family 68 protein encodes MSGGRPAYWTRRHLDLLAETGVTTAPVIDPAAVPRILPDYDLWDLWPIQEEDGSTSVAGGHELWMALSAPALGHPEERHDQARIRLLGRNGAEWKDLGNAFADDASPGSREWSGSAVRRPDGTVSVFYTAAGRRGEARPTYRQSVIETRPLLIADRGRILLQQDAEHREVLRSDGRMYLPADEADGAPGRIRAFRDPGWFRDPADGRDHLLVAASTAWQDGFTGAIALAEPRGDTWSLLPPLLVAEGVNHELERPHVIVHDFWYYLFFCTQRHTFHPPGRAPTGLYGFAAPSLTGPYEPLNGSGLVLQNPSSEPDQAYAWLVLPDLHVVSFANYRSHQGMDLRNAAAAQARAGFGGTISPTLRLTLDGMATSVVPVAKDVQHTSTGS; translated from the coding sequence ATGAGCGGTGGCCGACCGGCGTACTGGACCCGCCGGCACCTCGATCTGCTTGCCGAGACCGGCGTGACGACGGCGCCCGTCATCGACCCGGCGGCCGTACCGCGGATCCTGCCTGACTACGACCTCTGGGACCTGTGGCCGATCCAGGAGGAGGACGGCTCGACGAGTGTGGCCGGCGGCCACGAGCTGTGGATGGCCCTGTCGGCGCCCGCTCTCGGCCACCCCGAGGAGCGCCACGATCAGGCCCGGATCCGGCTGCTCGGCAGGAACGGCGCGGAGTGGAAAGACCTCGGGAACGCCTTCGCCGACGACGCCTCGCCCGGCAGCCGCGAATGGTCGGGATCGGCGGTCCGCCGGCCCGACGGCACCGTGTCGGTGTTCTACACGGCCGCCGGACGGCGCGGCGAGGCACGCCCGACCTACCGGCAGAGCGTCATCGAGACCCGCCCTCTCCTGATCGCCGACCGTGGCCGGATCCTGCTGCAACAAGACGCCGAGCATCGAGAGGTCCTGCGCTCCGACGGCCGGATGTACCTGCCGGCCGACGAGGCCGACGGAGCACCGGGCCGTATCCGGGCCTTCCGCGATCCCGGCTGGTTCCGCGACCCGGCCGACGGGCGCGACCATCTGCTCGTCGCCGCATCCACCGCCTGGCAGGACGGCTTCACCGGCGCGATCGCCCTCGCCGAGCCACGGGGCGACACGTGGTCGCTGCTCCCGCCTCTGCTCGTCGCCGAAGGCGTCAACCACGAGCTCGAACGACCGCACGTCATCGTCCACGACTTCTGGTACTACCTCTTCTTCTGCACCCAGCGCCACACCTTCCACCCGCCCGGCCGCGCGCCCACCGGGCTGTACGGCTTCGCCGCGCCCAGCCTGACCGGACCCTACGAACCGCTCAACGGCTCCGGGCTCGTGCTCCAGAATCCCTCCTCCGAACCCGACCAGGCCTACGCCTGGCTGGTGCTGCCGGACCTCCACGTGGTCAGCTTCGCCAACTACCGCTCCCACCAGGGCATGGACCTCCGCAACGCGGCAGCCGCGCAGGCACGGGCCGGCTTCGGCGGCACCATCTCCCCGACGCTCCGGCTCACCCTGGACGGCATGGCCACCTCTGTCGTCCCGGTCGCGAAGGATGTGCAGCACACCTCGACCGGTTCTTGA
- a CDS encoding carbohydrate ABC transporter permease codes for MITAGREAWTGRLLLILMMAVTLLPFLSLFVTALHPSGTYPAGLAWPDDPQWDNFLRAFEAANMGELLKSSVLIVLGVVPVSILLGTMAGFAIGHLRVIGGRVIFLLFVLGLTLPFEGIITPLYYQIRDMGLLNTRWAIILPLIGLFMPFSVFWMRAHFVNMPGELSESARMDGANVWQLFRRIHVPLAMPAISSLGILLFLWTWNQFLLAIVLVDDPAKRTMSGALGAFQGQWGTDIPLLCAGSLLILTPTLVIFLIFQRHFVKALLQGSLKG; via the coding sequence ATGATCACCGCAGGGCGGGAGGCCTGGACCGGCCGGCTGCTGCTCATCCTCATGATGGCGGTCACGCTCCTGCCGTTCCTCAGCCTGTTCGTCACCGCCCTGCACCCCTCGGGCACCTACCCGGCCGGGCTGGCCTGGCCCGACGACCCGCAGTGGGACAACTTCCTGCGGGCCTTCGAGGCCGCGAACATGGGCGAACTGCTGAAGTCGAGCGTCCTCATCGTGCTGGGCGTGGTGCCCGTCTCGATCCTGCTGGGCACCATGGCCGGCTTCGCCATCGGCCACCTGCGCGTCATCGGCGGCCGTGTCATCTTCCTGCTGTTCGTGCTCGGCCTGACCCTCCCCTTCGAGGGGATCATCACGCCGCTGTACTACCAGATCCGCGACATGGGGCTGCTGAACACGCGCTGGGCCATCATTCTGCCGCTCATCGGCCTGTTCATGCCGTTCAGCGTCTTCTGGATGCGCGCCCACTTCGTCAACATGCCGGGCGAGCTGTCCGAAAGCGCACGGATGGACGGCGCCAACGTGTGGCAGCTCTTCCGGCGCATCCACGTCCCCCTGGCCATGCCGGCGATCTCATCCCTGGGCATCCTGCTGTTCCTGTGGACCTGGAACCAGTTCCTGCTGGCCATCGTCCTGGTGGACGATCCCGCCAAGCGCACCATGTCCGGCGCCCTGGGCGCCTTCCAGGGCCAGTGGGGCACCGACATCCCGCTGCTGTGCGCCGGATCGCTGCTGATCCTGACACCCACGCTCGTGATCTTCCTCATCTTCCAGCGCCACTTCGTCAAGGCTCTGCTCCAGGGCTCCCTGAAGGGCTGA
- a CDS encoding carbohydrate ABC transporter permease produces MTRSAGARSAHRRPAVTKLGDPRGLVGWLFVAPALVFYAVFVLRPTVLTFQYSLYEWNGIGASTWVGLANYGKVFTDPDLSDSLVNAFQLIVFFSAIPVVLGLAIAATIRRIAASRLALVARTVLFLPQVIPLVAAGIAWSWLLASTGVINQLLSIIGLGGVTRAWLGDFATALPAVGMIGAWVLLGLCTLLLLAGMSKIDPALYEAARLDGAGPWREFVSITVPSLRQEIAVCVTVTVIAALSSFDIIYIATQGGPGNTTMVPGLQIFYLAFSEREVGMASALAVVLMVLVIACALPIQWFAKDGNR; encoded by the coding sequence ATGACCCGCTCCGCCGGCGCCCGATCCGCGCACCGGCGGCCGGCCGTGACCAAGCTGGGCGACCCGCGCGGCTTGGTCGGCTGGCTGTTCGTCGCCCCGGCGCTCGTCTTCTACGCGGTGTTCGTTCTGCGCCCGACCGTCTTGACGTTTCAGTACTCGCTGTACGAGTGGAACGGCATCGGCGCCTCCACCTGGGTGGGGCTGGCCAACTACGGCAAGGTCTTCACCGATCCGGACCTGTCCGACTCGCTGGTGAACGCCTTCCAGCTGATCGTGTTCTTCAGCGCGATCCCGGTCGTGCTGGGCTTGGCGATCGCCGCGACGATCCGGCGGATCGCCGCCAGCAGGCTCGCCCTCGTGGCGCGGACCGTGCTCTTCCTGCCACAGGTCATCCCGCTGGTGGCGGCCGGCATCGCGTGGAGCTGGCTGTTGGCCTCCACCGGAGTGATCAACCAGTTGCTCTCGATCATCGGCCTCGGCGGGGTGACCCGGGCCTGGCTGGGCGACTTCGCCACCGCCCTGCCGGCGGTCGGCATGATCGGCGCGTGGGTGCTGCTCGGCCTGTGCACGCTCCTGCTCCTGGCCGGCATGAGCAAGATCGACCCGGCGCTCTATGAGGCCGCCCGACTCGACGGCGCCGGCCCGTGGCGGGAGTTCGTCTCCATCACGGTGCCCAGCCTGCGCCAGGAGATCGCGGTCTGCGTCACCGTGACGGTGATCGCGGCCCTGTCCAGCTTCGACATCATCTACATCGCCACCCAGGGCGGCCCCGGCAACACGACCATGGTTCCCGGCCTGCAGATCTTCTACCTCGCCTTCTCCGAGCGCGAGGTGGGCATGGCCTCGGCTCTGGCCGTGGTCCTCATGGTCCTCGTGATCGCCTGTGCCCTTCCCATCCAGTGGTTCGCAAAGGACGGCAACCGATGA
- a CDS encoding ABC transporter substrate-binding protein, with product MARRVRPGRSGAALVIAMGTLTAACAAPGGNSPQPQATSASSMSAAPTCGSAPIKLNGYFEAGFPLPKALTTEFTKQHPNVTWDIREDQFAVITQNAPRVLADNPPDLMRLPQVSELVKDNLLKNLDGYATAFGWDKWPASQLEQLRLGPGGRPRGEGSLYALGLNFSMTGVFYNKKLAAQVGMSTPPTTLAELDHVLDKAKNAGITPIVQFNGGATGGLAFPLQNLMASYGPAGPVNDWIFQKPGATIDTPSNLRATQHLEKWIKAGYFPKDVNALDYATMMSRFIDGQGLFMFNGDWESGNLDKQMPGNVGFSLMPPAQQGGKLAAMSAPLTFGIAANAKNADCAAFFLNWVATDQRARDIGVEVGGSRPMGPAEAYMPAVAADKVTASTLAAGADIAEDNGAMDFIANATGAIYAKSWTPQLQKLVAGQQTPQELLKTVQADYAGQLEGN from the coding sequence ATGGCTCGTCGAGTCCGCCCCGGCAGGTCCGGGGCCGCGCTTGTGATCGCCATGGGGACGCTGACCGCCGCCTGTGCGGCTCCCGGCGGCAACAGTCCGCAGCCCCAGGCCACCAGCGCGTCGTCGATGTCCGCGGCGCCCACCTGCGGCTCGGCGCCGATCAAGCTCAACGGCTACTTCGAGGCCGGCTTCCCGCTGCCCAAGGCGCTGACCACCGAGTTCACCAAGCAGCACCCGAACGTCACCTGGGACATCCGCGAGGACCAGTTCGCGGTCATCACGCAGAACGCCCCGCGGGTGCTGGCGGACAACCCGCCCGACCTGATGCGCCTGCCCCAGGTCTCCGAGCTGGTCAAGGACAACCTGCTGAAGAACCTGGACGGATATGCGACGGCGTTCGGCTGGGACAAGTGGCCGGCCTCGCAGCTCGAACAGCTGCGCCTGGGCCCGGGCGGGCGCCCGCGCGGTGAGGGCTCGCTGTACGCCCTGGGGCTCAACTTCAGCATGACCGGCGTCTTCTACAACAAGAAGCTCGCCGCCCAGGTCGGGATGTCCACGCCGCCCACCACGCTGGCGGAGCTCGACCACGTGCTGGACAAGGCCAAGAACGCGGGCATCACGCCCATCGTGCAGTTCAACGGCGGCGCCACCGGCGGCCTGGCGTTCCCGCTGCAAAACCTCATGGCCTCCTACGGCCCGGCCGGGCCCGTCAACGACTGGATCTTCCAAAAGCCCGGCGCCACCATCGACACCCCGTCGAACCTGCGGGCCACCCAGCACCTGGAGAAATGGATCAAGGCAGGATACTTCCCGAAGGACGTCAACGCGCTCGACTACGCGACCATGATGAGCCGCTTCATCGACGGCCAGGGCCTGTTCATGTTCAACGGCGACTGGGAGTCGGGCAACCTCGACAAGCAGATGCCGGGCAACGTCGGCTTCTCCCTGATGCCGCCGGCGCAACAGGGCGGCAAGCTCGCCGCCATGTCGGCGCCCCTCACCTTCGGGATCGCCGCGAACGCCAAGAACGCCGACTGCGCCGCCTTCTTCCTCAACTGGGTCGCCACCGACCAGCGAGCCCGCGACATCGGCGTCGAGGTCGGCGGATCACGCCCGATGGGACCGGCCGAGGCGTACATGCCGGCCGTGGCAGCGGACAAGGTCACCGCGAGCACTCTGGCGGCCGGGGCGGACATCGCCGAGGACAACGGCGCGATGGACTTCATCGCCAACGCCACCGGCGCCATCTACGCCAAGAGCTGGACGCCGCAGCTGCAGAAGCTGGTGGCCGGGCAGCAGACCCCGCAGGAGCTGCTGAAGACGGTCCAGGCCGACTACGCCGGCCAGCTCGAAGGGAACTGA